A genomic stretch from Coffea arabica cultivar ET-39 chromosome 10c, Coffea Arabica ET-39 HiFi, whole genome shotgun sequence includes:
- the LOC113714612 gene encoding phosphatidylinositol 4-phosphate 5-kinase 2-like: MPESLLCTKPTTLDGIPTNKKKKSEEIFQQGEEERFVESTTTAKSVILIPRSKSQATTRRVTPTTTSIAGGATCSSSGGGGGGGGGGSSEGSNNSASWSSIEKHLPNGDLYIGSFSGNSPHGSGKYLWTDGCMYEGEWKRGKASGKGKFSWPSGATFEGEFKSGRMEGTGTFIGPDGDMYRGSWSADRKHGYGVKHYCNGDYYEGYWKKNLQDGQGRYVWRNGNEYIGEWKNGVINGRGVLVWANNGNRYDGNWENGVPKGHGVFTWPDGSCYIGCWTKDSKNQGNQVLNGTFYPAHNNSGNNGQGNGCSFGKGNMEGFGGLFSTKLSAPLMMDENFGGMVVAMTGKKRSSVDGGRGSLTERNFPRICIWESDGEAGDITCDIIDNVEASMIYGDGMVLDHRDGLKQFRRNPCCFSGEVKKPGLTISKGHKNYDLMLNLQLGIRHSVGKDALRIRELKQSDFDPNEKFWTRFPPEGSKNTPPHQSVEFRWKDYCPMVFRHLRQLFQVDPADYMLAICGNHALRELSSPGKSGSFFYLTQDDRFMIKTVKKCEVKVLIRMLPSYYKHVCRYENSLVAKFYGVHCVKPVGGVKTRFIVMGNLVCSEYRIHRRFDLKGSSHGRITDKPEGEIDETTTLKDLDLNFVFRLQQNWYHELIKQIERDCEFLEAERIMDYSLLVGIHFRDDNTGDKMGLSPFVLRTGNSDSYQTEKFMRGCRFLEAELQDMDRVLAGRKPLIRLGANMPARAERVNRRSDFDQYTPGSRSSEIYEIVLYFGVIDILQDYDISKKLEHAYKSLQVDPTSISAVDPKLYSKRFRDFIGRIFVEDR; encoded by the exons ATGCCTGAATCTTTGCTGTGTACAAAACCCACAACGCTGGATGGAATACCCacaaacaagaagaagaaatcagaGGAAATTTTTCAGCAAGGAGAAGAAGAGAGGTTTGTGGAGTCCACCACGACGGCTAAGTCAGTGATTCTTATACCTCGGAGCAAATCTCAGGCGACTACCAGAAGGGTTACTCCTACGACGACCAGCATAGCCGGCGGTGCCACGTGCAGCAGCAGTGGAGGGGGTGGGGGAGGTGGTGGGGGAGGTAGCTCAGAGGGGAGCAACAACAGCGCCAgctggagtagtatagagaagCATCTTCCTAATGGGGATCTGTATATAGGGAGTTTTTCAGGGAATTCTCCGCACGGATCGGGCAAGTATTTGTGGACAGACGGATGCATGTATGAAGGAGAGTGGAAGAGAGGGAAAGCATCGGGAAAAGGCAAGTTTTCATGGCCATCTGGGGCGACTTTCGAAGGGGAATTTAAGTCCGGTAGAATGGAAGGAACTGGGACTTTTATTGGACCCGATGGGGATATGTATCGAGGGTCTTGGTCTGCGGATCGAAAACATGGCTATGGTGTGAAGCATTACTGTAATGGGGACTATTATGAAGGGTATTGGAAGAAGAATTTGCAGGATGGACAGGGGAGATATGTTTGGAGGAATGGAAATGAGTATATCGGAGAATGGAAGAATGGCGTTATTAATGGGAGAGGAGTATTGGTTTGGGCTAATAATGGGAACAGATATGATGGAAATTGGGAAAATGGTGTTCCTAAAGGCCATGGAGTTTTCACCTGGCCTGATGGAAGTTGCTACATTGGTTGCTGGACAAAAGATTCTAAGAACCAAGGAAATCAGGTCCTCAATGGTACTTTTTACCCTGCACACAACAATAGTGGGAATAATGGACAAGGAAATGGTTGTAGTTTCGGGAAGGGGAACATGGAGGGGTTTGGAGGGTTGTTCAGCACGAAACTATCGGCACCTTTGATGATGGATGAGAATTTTGGTGGGATGGTGGTGGCAATGACGGGAAAGAAGAGGTCGTCGGTGGACGGAGGAAGAGGGAGCTTGACGGAAAGGAACTTTCCGAGGATTTGCATTTGGGAATCGGATGGTGAGGCTGGGGATATTACTTGTGATATTATTGATAATGTGGAGGCTTCTATGATATACGGGGATGGTATGGTGTTGGATCATCGAGATGGGCTTAAGCAGTTTCGGAGGAATCCTTGTTGTTTCAGTGGGGAAGTGAAGAAGCCAGGGCTGACCATTTCCAAAGGGCATAAGAACTATGATTTGATGCTCAATCTCCAGTTGGGTATTCG GCATTCGGTAGGGAAAGATGCCTTGAGAATAAGGGAACTAAAGCAGAGTGATTTTGATCCCAACGAGAAGTTTTGGACTAGGTTTCCTCCAGAAGGGTCAAAGAATACACCACCCCATCAATCAGTGGAGTTCCGGTGGAAGGATTATTGTCCCATGGTCTTCAG GCATTTGAGGCAGCTATTCCAAGTGGATCCTGCTGATTACATGCTGGCCATATGTGGAAATCATGCTCTAAGAGAGCTCTCATCTCCTGGAAAGAGTGGAAGCTTCTTTTACCTGACCCAGGATGACAGATTTATGATAAAAACAGTCAAGAAATGTGAAGTCAAG GTACTGATTAGGATGCTTCCTAGTTATTACAAGCATGTTTGCCGCTATGAGAATTCCCTCGTAGCAAAGTTTTATGGAGTTCATTGTGTCAAACCAGTAGGCGGTGTAAAG ACGCGTTTCATTGTGATGGGCAATTTGGTCTGCTCGGAATACCGAATACACAGACGATTTGACCTCAAAGGATCATCCCATGGCCGCATTACAGACAAGCCAGAGGGGGAGATTGATGAAACTACAACGCTCAAGGACCTTGACCTGAACTTTGTGTTTCGGCTACAGCAAAATTGGTACCACGAGCTAATCAA ACAAATAGAGCGAGATTGTGAGTTCTTGGAAGCTGAGAGAATCATGGATTACAGTCTTTTGGTTGGTATTCACTTCCGTGATGATAATACAGGTGATAAGATGGGTTTGTCACCTTTTGTCTTGCGGACAG GGAATAGTGATTCGTATCAAACTGAGAAGTTTATGCGTGGCTGTCGCTTCCTTGAGGCAGAGCTGCAAGACATGGATCGCGTCCTTGCTGGGCG GAAACCGTTGATCCGATTGGGGGCCAACATGCCTGCTAGAGCAGAGCGAGTTAATCGGAGGAGTGATTTTGATCAGTACACTCCTGGTTCTCGCAGCAGTGAAATCTATGAAATAGTATTATACTTTGGAGTCATAGATATTTTACAGGACTATGACATCAGCAAGAAGCTAGAGCATGCATACAAATCCTTGCAAGTTGATCCTACATCGATCTCGGCTGTTGATCCAAAGCTTTATTCCAAGAGATTTCGAGATTTCATTGGGAGAATATTCGTGGAAGATAGGTGA